A genomic stretch from Chryseobacterium sp. SNU WT5 includes:
- a CDS encoding CheR family methyltransferase, giving the protein MNSIENSDEYIETLLADVLEVYGYDFTGYSRASLKRRILRLYELDHFISFAEFRYRIRSDSGYFKRFLEQITINVTEMFRDPEFYKTLRSEILPRLGTYPFIRIWIAGCSTGEEAYSVAIFLKELNLLHKSLIYATDINGAVLENATQAMIPLSKLKSYTENYISAGGSEQFSDYYAANYSLGKLNDDLKRNIIFSTHNLVSDNSFNEFQLILCRNVLIYFDRQLQTKVFELFDNSLEKFGYLALGTKETLDFSTVSKNFERHPMGKIWRKIQ; this is encoded by the coding sequence GTGAATTCAATAGAGAATAGCGATGAATATATTGAAACCCTACTTGCAGATGTGTTGGAAGTTTATGGTTATGATTTTACAGGATATTCTCGTGCTTCCTTAAAGCGCAGGATTTTGAGACTCTATGAATTAGATCATTTTATTAGTTTTGCAGAATTTAGATATAGAATTAGGAGTGATTCAGGTTATTTTAAACGGTTTTTGGAGCAGATCACCATTAACGTAACTGAAATGTTCAGAGATCCAGAATTTTATAAAACATTGAGAAGTGAAATTCTCCCACGTCTCGGCACCTATCCCTTCATTCGTATTTGGATTGCAGGATGCAGCACGGGTGAAGAGGCTTATTCCGTCGCTATTTTTTTAAAAGAACTCAACTTATTACACAAGTCACTGATTTATGCTACCGATATTAACGGTGCTGTACTAGAAAACGCAACTCAGGCAATGATTCCGTTGAGTAAATTAAAATCCTATACAGAGAATTATATTTCGGCTGGCGGTAGCGAACAGTTTTCTGATTACTATGCGGCCAATTATTCACTTGGGAAACTCAATGATGATTTAAAAAGAAATATTATTTTTTCGACCCACAATCTGGTTTCAGACAATTCTTTTAACGAATTTCAGCTGATTCTCTGTCGAAACGTCCTTATTTATTTTGACAGGCAACTTCAGACAAAAGTTTTTGAATTATTTGATAACAGTTTGGAAAAATTCGGATATCTAGCCTTAGGAACGAAGGAAACTTTGGATTTCTCAACGGTCTCTAAGAATTTCGAAAGACATCCTATGGGTAAAATATGGCGTAAAATTCAATAA
- a CDS encoding chemotaxis protein CheB: MTHCEALIIGGSAGSLDVLLKVLPNLSASIAFPIVIVLHRKPGKENLLTYLLSSKTKLCVKDIEEKETLKPSVIYIAPPNYHLLIEKDKTLSFDSSEKVNFSRPSIDVTFESAADVYAENLVCLLLSGANSDGTKGLQKVHRNGGTTIIQNPASAIVGFMPEYAMEHVAIDLVLEPEKMATYINQLVK; this comes from the coding sequence ATGACACACTGTGAAGCATTAATTATAGGCGGATCTGCTGGTAGTCTGGATGTACTTCTAAAAGTACTGCCAAACCTCAGTGCAAGTATTGCATTTCCTATTGTTATTGTACTTCACCGGAAGCCTGGGAAGGAAAATCTTTTAACCTATTTGTTAAGTTCCAAAACCAAGTTGTGTGTAAAAGATATCGAAGAAAAAGAAACGCTGAAGCCTTCTGTCATCTACATTGCTCCGCCAAATTACCATTTACTCATCGAAAAAGATAAAACGCTTTCGTTTGATTCTTCTGAAAAAGTAAATTTTTCCCGCCCTTCTATTGATGTAACTTTCGAGAGTGCTGCAGATGTATATGCAGAAAATCTCGTATGTTTGTTGTTATCTGGAGCTAATAGTGACGGAACGAAAGGATTACAAAAAGTACATAGAAATGGAGGTACTACAATAATTCAAAATCCAGCCTCTGCAATTGTTGGTTTTATGCCTGAATATGCAATGGAGCATGTAGCAATTGACCTAGTCTTAGAGCCAGAAAAAATGGCAACTTATATAAATCAATTAGTAAAATGA
- a CDS encoding response regulator, whose product MTDNPSLKGNKKVFIFDDNLDILELCTEILNDIGCEVKTSPTTNSIEQQVSEFSPDLILMDNWLPDMSGIEATQLIKANDTLKEIPVIYFSANSNISELAKEALADDFLAKPFDIDEFEEMVKKYIS is encoded by the coding sequence ATGACAGATAATCCCTCTTTAAAAGGTAACAAAAAAGTGTTTATTTTTGATGACAACCTGGATATTCTTGAGTTGTGTACAGAAATCTTAAACGATATTGGATGTGAAGTAAAAACATCCCCCACCACCAATAGCATTGAGCAACAGGTATCTGAATTTTCACCTGATCTTATCTTGATGGATAATTGGCTACCGGATATGAGTGGAATTGAAGCTACACAACTGATTAAAGCCAATGACACATTAAAGGAAATTCCTGTAATATATTTTTCTGCTAACAGCAATATTAGCGAACTGGCGAAGGAGGCACTTGCTGATGATTTTCTTGCTAAACCATTCGATATCGACGAGTTTGAAGAAATGGTAAAGAAATATATCAGCTGA